In Triticum aestivum cultivar Chinese Spring chromosome 5B, IWGSC CS RefSeq v2.1, whole genome shotgun sequence, the following proteins share a genomic window:
- the LOC123116505 gene encoding 4-hydroxyphenylacetaldehyde oxime monooxygenase-like gives MDISLPQQWLLLLLAGILLPVVSYLLVTKHRAEEGRLKLPPGPKPVPVLGNLHQLGSLPHRNLRDLAGRHGPVMLLRLGAVTTVVVSSAAAARDVMKAHDAECCSRPASPGPARLSYGRKSVSFSPYGAYWRDMRGLFAAELLGTRGVRAAWAARREQVDRLMAALGSAAGPVSLDEHVFRVADGVIGTVAYGSVYGAEAFAGKYERFQHVLQEAVDMSASFSAEDFFPNAAGRLLDRLAGIVARRERIFRDLDGFFEAVLEQHLDPARPKPESGGGDLVDALVRICEEHGFTRDHVKAVLLDAFIGGVDTSSVTILWAMSELIRKPQVLKKAQEEIRAAIAGNEQRVQPDDLSKLTYLKMVVKETLRLHPPITLLLPRETLRRVEIGGYDVPVGTRVLVNAWAIGRDPASWGQDAAEFEPERFKAGGRHDKVDFRGAHLELMPFGAGRRICPALAMGVANVEFTLANMLYGFEWELPEGTLAEKVSMEEAGRLTFHRKTPLVLLPTPYVV, from the coding sequence ATGGATATCTCACTACCCCAGCAatggctcctcctcctcctagccGGCATCCTCCTCCCCGTCGTCTCGTACCTGCTAGTGACGAAGCACAGAGCCGAGGAAGGGCGGCTGAAGCTGCCGCCGGGCCCGAAGCCGGTGCCGGTGCTCGGCAACCTGCACCAACTGGGCTCTCTACCGCATCGCAACCTGCGCGACCTGGCCGGGCGGCACGGCCCCGTCATGCTACTCCGCCTCGGCGCGGTGACGACGGTGGTGGTCTCGTCCGCGGCTGCGGCGCGCGACGTGATGAAGGCCCACGACGCCGAGTGCTGCAGCCGCCCCGCATCGCCGGGCCCCGCGCGGCTCTCCTACGGGCGCAAGAGCGTCTCGTTCTCGCCATACGGCGCCTACTGGCGCGACATGCGCGGACTCTTCGCCGCGGAGCTCCTCGGCACGCGCGGCGTCAGAGCCGCCTGGGCCGCACGGCGGGAGCAGGTGGACAGGCTCATGGCCGCCCTGGGCAGCGCTGCGGGGCCGGTGTCGTTGGACGAGCACGTGTTCCGTGTCGCCGACGGCGTCATCGGCACGGTGGCGTACGGGAGCGTGTACGGCGCGGAGGCGTTCGCGGGCAAGTACGAGCGGTTCCAGCATGTGCTACAGGAGGCCGTGGACATGTCGGCCAGCTTCTCCGCCGAGGACTTCTTCCCCAacgccgccggccgcctcctcgACCGGCTCGCCGGCATCGTCGCGCGCCGGGAGAGGATCTTCAGAGACCTCGACGGCTTCTTCGAGGCAGTGCTGGAGCAGCACCTGGACCCCGCGCGCCCAAAGccggagagcggcggcggcgacctGGTGGACGCCCTCGTTAGAATCTGCGAGGAGCATGGATTCACGAGGGACCACGTCAAGGCTGTCCTCCTGGACGCGTTCATCGGCGGCGTTGACACGAGCTCCGTGACGATCCTCTGGGCGATGTCGGAGCTGATCCGGAAGCCGCAGGTGCTGAAGAAAGCGCAGGAGGAGATCAGGGCCGCGATCGCTGGCAATGAGCAGCGGGTGCAGCCGGATGACCTGTCGAAGCTGACCTACCTGAAGATGGTCGTCAAAGAGACCCTGCGGCTGCACCCGCCGATTACGCTGCTTCTGCCGCGGGAGACGCTGCGGCGGGTGGAGATCGGCGGCTACGACGTGCCGGTGGGGACGCGGGTGCTGGTGAACGCGTGGGCCATCGGGAGGGACCCCGCGAGCTGGGGCCAGGACGCGGCGGAGTTCGAGCCGGAGAGGTTCAAGGCCGGCGGGAGGCACGACAAGGTGGACTTCCGCGGCGCTCACTTGGAGCTGATGCCGTTCGGCGCCGGCCGGCGAATCTGCCCTGCACTGGCCATGGGGGTGGCGAACGTGGAGTTCACGTTGGCCAACATGTTGTACGGCTTCGAGTGGGAGCTGCCGGAGGGGACGTTGGCCGAGAAGGTGAGCATGGAGGAGGCCGGTAGGCTGACCTTCCACCGCAAGACTCCGCTGGTGCTCCTGCCTACCCCATACGTAGTATGA